A section of the Kluyveromyces lactis strain NRRL Y-1140 chromosome F complete sequence genome encodes:
- the GPT2 gene encoding bifunctional glycerol-3-phosphate/glycerone-phosphate O-acyltransferase GPT2 (similar to uniprot|P36148 Saccharomyces cerevisiae YKR067W GPT2 Glycerol-3-phosphate acyltransferase located in both lipid particles and the ER involved in the stepwise acylation of glycerol-3-phosphate and dihydroxyacetone which are intermediate steps in lipid biosynthesis) — MAAKIPHVDSNYRNDYTGKKYTFRSWLYDVAVFIFDIVFTIFFREIQVRGSYHVPTKNTPTILVCAPHANQFIDACLVMSQTRKITGSRSKQTCFVTAEGSMKNNRFVGLFGSWTGAIPVPRVQDNLAPVASHFKLYIPNYDSDPTLVKLMSFEGPVRATSHFTPKSLIGLPGYIGSAQIETVVDDETIRLRKPFPDNNRVKNCVSKPTSFLYAEKIDNSKVFENVFNHLHTRGCVGIFPEGGSHDRPSLLPLKAGVAIMALGAAAADPTMEVHVVPCGLHYFHRNKFRSRATLEYTEPIIVTGEMGAAYLKDPRGATSSLLKRIEEALYSVTMNADDYDTLMAVQTARRLYQLSKRSTTGSTLPLSDNDSNHRIPLPLVVEMNRRLLVGYSKFKGEPRIQHLKKAIQDYNRMLFKMGLKDHQIMNLHPKDEKWIVLVTLLIRCVQVYFIVLMSFPGVILFSPIFITCKYFSRKKALEGLKKSTVKIKGQDLIATWKIVVAISMAPTLYTIYSLIMVYITRKHPSLYNWLIVPHFIFKSKLLYFIYCYVVLILATYVSFVTGEIGMDIVKSFPPLLVSLLYPGHTCEKLKKTRMKLSQDITEVCNDLGPMVFPDLKEKRELRKEFFENDGSEIEDKDSDREADEEPNTRSRSSSVYSNDSSVSNALSKINSRGSLVDIPIFSDGPHCYQTEDQDFPTSSVDIEPLQPHSKIASLIRQRREKEED; from the coding sequence ATGGCAGCTAAGATACCTCATGTTGATTCGAATTACCGTAATGACTATACCGGTAAGAAGTATACGTTTAGATCGTGGCTATACGATGTAGCGGTGTTCATCTTCGATATAGTATTCACGATTTTTTTCAGAGAGATTCAAGTCCGTGGTTCGTACCATGTCCCCACAAAAAATACCCCAACGATCCTTGTGTGTGCACCACATGCGAATCAATTCATTGACGCTTGTTTAGTCATGTCGCAGACTAGGAAGATTACTGGCTCTCGTTCAAAACAGACGTGCTTTGTTACCGCTGAAGGttcgatgaagaacaatAGATTTGTGGGATTGTTTGGATCTTGGACCGGTGCAATTCCGGTTCCTAGAGTTCAGGATAATCTCGCACCTGTGGCCTCACACTTCAAGCTTTATATTCCAAACTATGATTCTGATCCGACTTTGGTCAAATTGATGTCTTTTGAAGGACCAGTACGAGCTACTTCTCATTTCACTCCGAAATCGTTGATCGGATTGCCAGGTTACATTGGTAGCGctcaaattgaaacagttgTCGATGATGAAACGATAAGGTTGAGGAAACCGTTCCCTGATAACAACCGGGTAAAAAACTGTGTATCGAAACCAACATCGTTCTTATACGCTGAAAAGATCGATAACTCGAAAGTGTTCGAAAATGTGTTTAACCATTTGCACACAAGAGGCTGTGTCGGTATCTTCCCCGAAGGCGGTTCTCACGATAGACCTTCGCTTCTACCATTAAAGGCTGGTGTCGCTATTATGGCACTAGGTGCTGCAGCAGCTGATCCAACGATGGAAGTTCATGTTGTTCCATGCGGATTGCATTACTTCCACAGAAACAAATTCAGATCTAGAGCTACTTTGGAATACACTGAGCCAATTATTGTCACTGGTGAGATGGGAGCTGCGTATTTGAAGGATCCCAGAGGTGCCACCTCGAGTCTTCTAAagagaattgaagaagccCTTTATTCCGTGACAATGAATGCTGATGATTACGATACCCTTATGGCTGTGCAAACGGCGAGGAGATTATACCAACTTTCGAAAAGATCCACTACGGGTTCAACGTTACCATTAAGTGACAATGACTCTAATCATAGAATTCCGTTACCATTGGTAGTTGAGATGAATAGAAGATTGCTTGTTGGTTATTCGAAATTTAAAGGTGAACCTAGAATTCAACATCTAAAGAAGGCTATTCAAGATTATAACAGGATGCTTTTCAAGATGGGTTTGAAAGACCACCAAATCATGAACTTACACCCAAAGGATGAAAAATGGATTGTCCTTGTAACATTGTTAATCAGATGCGTGCAAGTTTACTTTATTGTCCTAATGTCTTTCCCTGGTGTCATTTTGTTCAGCCCCATCTTCATTACTTGTAAGTACTTCTCCAGAAAGAAGGCCCTTGAGGGGTTGAAAAAATCCACCGTTAAGATTAAAGGACAAGATTTGATTGCCACTTGGAAGATCGTCGTTGCTATATCAATGGCTCCAACACTATACACAATATATTCATTGATCATGGTTTATATCACAAGGAAACACCCATCTCTCTACAACTGGTTAATTGTTCCACATTTTATCTTCAAGAGCAAACTCTTGTACTTTATCTATTGCTATGTGGTGTTGATTCTCGCCACGTATGTCAGTTTTGTTACCGGAGAAATTGGGATGGATATAGTCAAATCATTCCCACCTTTGTTAGTGTCTTTGCTTTATCCCGGTCATACTTGtgagaaattaaagaaaacCAGGATGAAGCTTAGTCAAGATATTACTGAGGTGTGTAATGATTTAGGTCCAATGGTTTTCCCAGATTTGAAGGAGAAAAGAGAGCTACGGAAAGAATTCTTCGAAAATGATGGCTCAGAAATAGAGGATAAAGATTCAGATCGTGAAGCTGATGAAGAACCAAACACTAGAAGTCGTTCATCTTCGGTCTATTCAAATGATTCTAGTGTATCTAATGCActttccaaaatcaattcaagGGGTTCTTTAGTTGATATTCCTATCTTTTCTGATGGTCCTCATTGTTATCAAACAGAAGATCAAGATTTTCCTACAAGCTCTGTCGACATTGAACCGCTTCAACCACATTCAAAAATTGCGTCACTGATCAGGCAACGCAGAGAAAAGGAGGAAGATTGA